The Deltaproteobacteria bacterium genome contains a region encoding:
- a CDS encoding ArsR family transcriptional regulator gives MLSELFSSKTRIQLLLKLFLNPEVSCYLRELATEFDVSPNAVKEELDNLTEAGYLEKKKQGRSLFFRANTAHPIFPELHSIVKKSLGIDRVIEEVRADLGDVRAVYILDDYALGKDSGLIDLLIVGEVKEDRLRDYIRITESKIRRKLRVLVVGVEEFGTSAQTFLQRPHWKVV, from the coding sequence ATGCTTTCCGAATTATTTTCCTCCAAGACCCGCATTCAGCTTCTCCTCAAGCTGTTCCTCAACCCCGAGGTATCCTGTTACCTGCGGGAACTGGCCACGGAATTCGATGTTTCGCCCAATGCGGTCAAGGAAGAGCTGGATAATCTGACCGAGGCCGGCTACCTGGAAAAGAAAAAACAAGGCCGGTCCCTGTTTTTCCGGGCCAACACGGCACACCCGATTTTCCCGGAGCTCCACTCCATCGTCAAAAAAAGCCTGGGTATCGACCGCGTCATCGAGGAAGTCCGGGCGGACCTGGGCGATGTGCGCGCCGTCTACATCCTGGACGACTACGCCCTGGGCAAGGATTCCGGGCTGATCGACCTCTTGATCGTCGGCGAGGTCAAGGAGGATCGACTGCGGGACTATATCCGCATCACCGAGTCCAAAATCAGACGCAAGCTGCGGGTCCTGGTTGTTGGCGTGGAGGAATTCGGGACATCGGCGCAAACCTTCTTGCAG